One Elaeis guineensis isolate ETL-2024a chromosome 10, EG11, whole genome shotgun sequence genomic window carries:
- the LOC105052590 gene encoding cytochrome c oxidase subunit 5C isoform X2 gives MAAHKIAHATLKGPNVVKEICIGITLGIFAGSMWKMHHWNEQRKTRAFYDMLEKGHISVVAAEE, from the coding sequence ATGGCTGCCCACAAGATCGCACACGCCACTCTGAAGGGACCGAATGTAGTCAAAGAGATCTGCATTGGCATCACGCTGGGCATTTTTGCTGGTAGCATGTGGAAGATGCATCACTGGAATGAACAGAGGAAGACAAGAGCCTTCTATGATATGCTCGAAAAGGGCCACATAAGTGTTGTTGCTGCTGAAGAATAG
- the LOC105052590 gene encoding cytochrome c oxidase subunit 5C isoform X1 — MVEVVENISTRGSILSGLAANESQVRGSRAFRTSNSSLRRKQMAAHKIAHATLKGPNVVKEICIGITLGIFAGSMWKMHHWNEQRKTRAFYDMLEKGHISVVAAEE; from the exons ATGGTAGAAGTGGTAGAGAATATAAGTACCAGAGGAAGCATTCTCTCGGGCTTGGCCGCAAACGAGTCGCAGGTGAGAGGCTCTCGTGCTTTCCGCACTTCTAATTCAAG CTTGAGAAGGAAACAAATGGCTGCCCACAAGATCGCACACGCCACTCTGAAGGGACCGAATGTAGTCAAAGAGATCTGCATTGGCATCACGCTGGGCATTTTTGCTGGTAGCATGTGGAAGATGCATCACTGGAATGAACAGAGGAAGACAAGAGCCTTCTATGATATGCTCGAAAAGGGCCACATAAGTGTTGTTGCTGCTGAAGAATAG
- the LOC105052591 gene encoding bZIP transcription factor 53, whose protein sequence is MSSAPAPQTSGSEEDAQLMMDERKRKRMLSNRESARRSRMRKQQHLDDLMSQVALLKEENSQISMQINLFTQQYVRLESENTVLRTQLMELTDRLRSLNSLLHLVEELSGMSMDIPEIPDPFLKPWQVPCPAQPIVASAEMFQW, encoded by the coding sequence ATGTCGTCGGCGCCAGCTCCCCAGACTTCGGGTTCCGAGGAAGATGCGCAGCTCATGATGgatgagaggaagaggaagaggatgcTCTCAAACCGGGAGTCGGCGAGGAGGTCCCGGATGAGGAAGCAGCAGCACCTTGATGATTTGATGAGCCAAGTGGCTCTGCTCAAGGAGGAGAACAGCCAAATTTCAATGCAGATCAATCTTTTCACGCAGCAATATGTGAGGCTGGAGTCTGAGAACACAGTTCTGAGGACCCAGCTGATGGAATTGACCGACCGGCTTCGGTCGCTGAATTCGCTCCTCCACCTTGTCGAGGAGCTCAGTGGGATGTCGATGGATATACCCGAGATACCGGACCCCTTCCTCAAGCCATGGCAGGTCCCTTGCCCAGCCCAGCCGATCGTGGCCTCGGCCGAGATGTTCCAGTGGTGA